In Candidatus Methanosphaera massiliense, the following are encoded in one genomic region:
- a CDS encoding helicase HerA domain-containing protein gives MVETIGRCLGETSPMKVDFVSKKTPTVGEYVYLKYNNQIVLGMIDSLFRGSTTLSNDILNPETIEKILKIEGNIDHYVRGSVTILGDKDKLQIPKTPAPPGTEVIKADVELLKEVFGRSNGIRIGSILTEPEVPVMLDVNKMVSRHLAILAMTGSGKSNTTSIIIDQLLAIGGTMVVFDMHSEYGNAKFPNGEIKEIAPQLNPRDLDFNEFKELAVINDNAVNQERYLRDAYEYADDLTTEGESTNFIETMESKLNSIELELENEGTQSEKNTVKQVLYKLNDLKRKYKKILNSTDVADIVSILEPGKANIIRLGSIDERATDIIVKHVLSKILYRRKNAINNPNAETLDFPVFCIIEEAHMLASSRRGTRSKSVIGKIAREGRKFGVGLCLVSQSPKSLDSEILSQVNNMIILRLIEPGDQRHVQESSESLSEDLLNQLPALNIGEAVVLGQMTKLPTMVKVDEFKGKTVGNDLNITDLWMKSKREREESIKKGINDIDELGI, from the coding sequence ATGGTAGAAACAATAGGAAGATGCTTAGGCGAAACAAGTCCAATGAAGGTAGACTTTGTATCTAAGAAAACACCAACAGTAGGCGAATATGTATACCTAAAATATAACAATCAAATAGTACTGGGAATGATTGACTCATTATTTAGGGGAAGTACAACTCTGAGTAATGATATATTAAATCCTGAGACAATAGAAAAAATATTAAAAATAGAAGGAAACATTGACCACTACGTTAGAGGTTCAGTAACAATACTTGGTGACAAAGATAAATTACAGATTCCTAAAACACCGGCACCACCAGGTACAGAAGTAATAAAAGCAGATGTTGAACTACTAAAAGAGGTATTTGGAAGATCAAATGGTATAAGAATAGGTTCCATATTAACAGAACCAGAAGTCCCTGTAATGTTAGATGTTAATAAAATGGTATCACGTCATCTTGCAATACTTGCTATGACTGGTTCAGGAAAATCAAATACAACATCCATAATCATAGACCAATTACTAGCAATAGGTGGTACAATGGTTGTATTTGATATGCACTCTGAATATGGAAATGCAAAATTCCCTAATGGAGAAATAAAAGAAATAGCACCACAATTAAATCCAAGAGACCTTGACTTCAATGAATTCAAAGAACTAGCAGTTATAAACGATAATGCAGTAAATCAAGAACGTTATCTAAGAGATGCATATGAATATGCTGATGATTTAACAACTGAGGGAGAATCAACTAATTTCATTGAAACTATGGAAAGTAAGTTAAATAGTATAGAATTAGAACTTGAAAATGAAGGTACTCAAAGTGAAAAAAACACTGTTAAACAAGTACTGTACAAATTAAATGACCTTAAACGAAAATACAAAAAAATACTAAATTCAACAGATGTAGCAGATATTGTAAGCATATTAGAACCCGGAAAAGCTAACATCATAAGATTAGGTTCCATTGATGAAAGAGCTACAGACATAATAGTAAAACACGTGCTAAGCAAAATACTATACAGAAGAAAAAATGCAATAAATAATCCTAACGCAGAAACACTAGATTTCCCCGTATTCTGTATAATAGAAGAAGCACACATGCTAGCATCATCAAGGAGAGGCACCAGATCCAAATCAGTTATTGGAAAAATAGCAAGAGAAGGACGTAAATTCGGAGTAGGATTGTGTTTAGTAAGCCAAAGTCCTAAATCACTAGACAGTGAAATATTATCACAAGTCAACAATATGATAATCCTAAGACTCATAGAACCAGGTGACCAAAGACACGTACAAGAAAGCAGTGAAAGCCTAAGCGAAGACCTCCTAAACCAACTGCCAGCACTAAATATTGGAGAAGCAGTAGTACTAGGACAAATGACCAAACTACCAACCATGGTTAAAGTAGATGAATTCAAAGGTAAAACTGTCGGTAACGACCTAAATATTACAGATCTTTGGATGAAAAGTAAAAGAGAAAGAGAAGAAAGTATTAAAAAAGGAATAAATGACATAGACGAATTAGGAATATAA
- a CDS encoding metallophosphoesterase family protein: protein MTTKIAHLADTHLGYRQYGLLEREEDFYDAFNKIIDDIIEKDVDYVIHAGDLFETPKPPIKALLVAQEGFEKLRAHNIQVYVIAGNHDIMQRRKTSLPQELYKNENFHILTSKANNYILDNNIFLGGLPYISKNNENAVKELLKEITEKSRNYPWKILMLHGSVRKYFDFEPEFELDTIPEGYDYYAMGHLHKRIDDKFKEGTLVYPGSTEIRTKDELDNYHKKGKGYTLITIDDTMKHEFINMELERKFIVRNIQYPKLDEELESIQKEITTILEKTTKKPVVDLKIYHGNFDRSDVVDKIYAALEDITLTIRISYESLENSVKLNENIEDNLLTPENAIKDRLTEEFNNEAISTLGLELYKNLSTQNIEKAQDIAEEYYEKNYHENNN from the coding sequence ATGACAACAAAAATTGCACATTTAGCAGATACACATCTAGGCTACAGACAATATGGCCTACTAGAAAGAGAGGAAGATTTCTATGATGCATTCAATAAAATAATAGATGATATTATAGAAAAAGATGTAGACTACGTAATTCATGCAGGTGACCTATTCGAAACACCAAAACCACCTATAAAAGCATTACTTGTAGCACAGGAAGGATTTGAAAAATTAAGAGCACATAACATACAAGTATATGTAATAGCAGGAAACCATGACATCATGCAAAGACGTAAAACATCCCTCCCCCAAGAATTATATAAAAATGAAAATTTTCATATATTAACAAGCAAAGCAAATAACTACATACTAGACAATAACATCTTTCTTGGAGGATTACCATATATTTCTAAAAATAATGAAAACGCTGTGAAAGAACTACTAAAAGAAATAACCGAGAAATCAAGAAATTATCCCTGGAAGATACTTATGCTACATGGATCAGTACGTAAATACTTCGATTTTGAACCAGAATTCGAATTAGATACTATACCCGAAGGATATGATTACTACGCTATGGGTCATCTACACAAGAGAATAGATGATAAATTCAAAGAAGGAACACTAGTATATCCGGGGTCAACAGAAATACGAACCAAAGATGAACTAGATAATTATCATAAAAAAGGTAAGGGTTATACATTAATAACAATTGATGACACAATGAAACATGAATTTATCAACATGGAACTGGAACGAAAATTTATCGTGAGAAATATTCAATATCCTAAGCTAGATGAAGAGCTAGAAAGTATACAAAAAGAAATAACAACCATATTAGAAAAAACAACAAAAAAACCTGTGGTAGACCTTAAAATCTATCATGGAAACTTTGATAGGTCAGACGTAGTGGATAAAATATACGCTGCATTAGAGGATATAACATTAACAATAAGAATTAGCTATGAATCCCTGGAAAATAGTGTTAAATTAAATGAAAATATTGAAGATAATTTATTAACACCAGAAAATGCTATAAAAGATAGATTAACAGAAGAATTTAACAATGAAGCAATATCAACATTAGGACTTGAACTATATAAAAACTTATCAACACAAAATATTGAAAAAGCACAGGATATTGCAGAAGAATACTATGAAAAAAACTATCATGAAAATAACAATTAG
- a CDS encoding AAA family ATPase, translating to MIINNIRLENFRSHKNTEIDFNQGISLILGENGAGKSSILEAISYTLFKDTNSKIDDLIRKPQDDNDVIDKMLVTIEFRHNGINYQIKRGKRKSSSIAELRYEENNKFVLKCKGDRNVTKDIENILEMDSKSFLNAIYIRQGEITDLIEKTASERKEFITKLLNIDALEKAWDEIKKIISIYEEQKNINEGKLSRYDEITKYREELALNIKENQAQIAKNKNQKEILGKKLEELEIQVKEIEDTKNKYEKLNNNLTEKTNSITQLNRIKDNYEQDLENIIESEKEIQKLEKEIKPLPQLKELKDLKQDIVSYEKDLEQIRQNITKIKENQQTIQNTQEDYNKYHQLEEEKETITNQLEELRNKDNENTTITSKIESKEEEKARLTNEIGNTSNYAYSLFNERSTDPEEIQEKTRNEKTKTDNSIDIIDRSITKNKEQLSSFQTSLRNTRKSLEELEKTEDKCPICQSDIPHEKHMELSQKYNDDIVSYELRIEELEEANKNQEEKLLELKEYEKQLDKINIPLLKDQYENFKKIDKEIKELKTQIPFIEKIKNELTIKNRELEETKSQINSLKEDYEKHQFALNLVNKLPSLDEETRKQEEIESQHKNLINKSRQIMTMVHAGDDLNRRIQYLEKQENMCNQLRGKVQDKDNKIKQKEEITKQINNENYNLNNIKQELSDLSFSQEKYDLINNKYRSCDENIKEYTQIIIQESTSLTKDQEQEKKYSEELEELDKIKKEQEYLTDYIKLLNEIRDTYSKDGVQRDLRSAVRPQIEKNTMDIFAEFGFNYSEINLDEDYNMTVKTKNEILDLNMLSGGEKIVMALALRLGIAKVISQNKTELLILDEPTIHLDAERRSDLIEIIRSINIVPQMLVVTHDDEMEALSNNIIKISKIDGISNCEIN from the coding sequence ATGATAATAAACAATATACGATTAGAAAACTTCAGATCCCACAAAAATACTGAAATAGATTTTAATCAAGGAATTTCATTAATACTCGGAGAAAATGGTGCAGGAAAATCAAGTATTCTCGAAGCTATTAGCTACACATTATTCAAAGATACAAATAGTAAAATAGATGATTTAATACGTAAACCTCAAGATGATAATGACGTAATAGACAAAATGCTAGTTACTATAGAATTTAGACACAATGGTATAAACTACCAAATTAAACGAGGAAAAAGAAAAAGCTCATCTATTGCTGAACTCAGATACGAAGAAAATAATAAATTCGTATTGAAATGTAAGGGAGATCGTAACGTAACAAAAGACATAGAAAACATTCTAGAAATGGATTCTAAATCATTCTTAAATGCAATATACATAAGACAAGGTGAAATAACAGATTTAATAGAAAAAACAGCATCTGAAAGAAAAGAATTTATCACCAAACTATTAAACATTGATGCACTAGAAAAAGCATGGGATGAAATAAAAAAAATAATAAGCATATATGAGGAACAAAAAAACATTAACGAAGGGAAATTATCAAGATATGATGAAATAACAAAATATAGGGAAGAATTAGCACTAAATATCAAAGAAAACCAAGCACAAATTGCAAAAAATAAAAATCAAAAAGAAATACTAGGAAAAAAATTAGAGGAACTTGAAATTCAAGTTAAAGAAATAGAAGATACTAAAAATAAATACGAAAAATTAAACAACAATCTAACTGAAAAAACTAATTCAATCACTCAATTAAATCGAATTAAAGATAATTATGAACAAGATTTAGAAAATATAATAGAATCCGAAAAAGAAATACAAAAATTGGAAAAAGAAATAAAACCATTACCTCAATTAAAAGAGTTAAAAGATCTAAAACAAGACATAGTTTCCTATGAAAAAGATTTAGAACAAATCAGACAAAATATAACAAAAATAAAAGAAAATCAACAGACAATCCAGAACACCCAAGAAGATTACAACAAATACCACCAATTAGAAGAAGAAAAAGAAACAATCACTAACCAATTAGAAGAATTAAGAAACAAAGATAATGAAAACACTACTATAACAAGTAAAATAGAAAGTAAAGAGGAAGAGAAAGCAAGATTAACGAATGAAATAGGCAATACATCAAATTATGCATATTCCTTATTTAATGAACGTTCAACTGATCCTGAGGAAATACAAGAAAAAACTAGAAATGAAAAAACAAAAACAGATAATTCAATAGATATCATCGACAGAAGCATTACTAAAAATAAGGAACAATTAAGTTCATTCCAAACATCCCTTAGAAATACGAGAAAATCACTTGAAGAACTAGAAAAAACAGAGGATAAATGTCCTATCTGTCAGTCAGATATACCTCATGAAAAACACATGGAACTATCACAAAAATATAATGATGACATAGTATCATATGAACTAAGAATTGAAGAACTGGAAGAAGCAAATAAAAATCAGGAAGAGAAATTATTAGAATTAAAAGAATATGAAAAACAATTAGATAAAATCAACATTCCCTTATTAAAAGACCAATACGAAAACTTCAAAAAGATAGATAAAGAGATAAAAGAATTAAAAACACAGATACCATTCATTGAAAAAATAAAAAATGAATTAACAATAAAAAATAGGGAATTGGAAGAAACTAAATCACAAATTAACTCTTTAAAAGAAGATTATGAAAAACATCAATTTGCACTTAATCTAGTTAACAAATTACCATCTTTAGATGAAGAAACAAGAAAACAAGAAGAAATTGAGAGTCAACATAAAAATTTAATAAATAAATCACGCCAAATCATGACAATGGTACATGCAGGTGATGATTTAAATAGAAGAATCCAATATTTAGAAAAACAAGAAAACATGTGTAATCAATTAAGGGGTAAAGTTCAGGACAAAGACAATAAGATTAAACAAAAAGAAGAAATCACCAAGCAAATTAATAATGAAAACTATAACCTTAATAATATTAAACAGGAATTATCAGATTTATCATTCAGTCAAGAAAAATATGATTTAATAAATAACAAATATAGATCATGTGATGAAAATATCAAAGAATATACTCAAATAATAATACAGGAATCAACATCATTAACAAAAGACCAAGAACAAGAAAAAAAATACTCTGAAGAACTAGAAGAATTAGATAAAATAAAAAAAGAACAAGAATATCTTACAGATTATATAAAACTATTAAATGAAATACGGGACACATACAGTAAAGATGGAGTTCAAAGAGATTTAAGAAGTGCTGTAAGACCTCAAATTGAAAAGAATACCATGGACATCTTCGCAGAATTTGGATTTAACTACTCTGAAATAAACTTGGATGAAGATTATAATATGACCGTGAAAACTAAAAATGAAATATTAGACTTAAATATGCTTAGTGGTGGAGAAAAAATCGTAATGGCATTAGCCTTAAGATTAGGTATTGCAAAGGTCATATCACAAAATAAAACAGAACTATTAATACTTGACGAACCTACAATACATCTTGATGCTGAAAGAAGAAGCGATTTAATTGAAATTATCCGTAGTATTAACATTGTACCCCAAATGCTAGTTGTTACTCATGATGATGAAATGGAAGCATTATCTAATAACATTATCAAAATTAGCAAAATAGATGGAATATCTAATTGTGAAATAAATTAA
- the serB gene encoding phosphoserine phosphatase SerB, whose amino-acid sequence MIKLVVFDLDNVLIDTETIDEIAKLKGIEDEISDITLQAMQGKIPFETSIRERVKKLKGISIDEIDEVMEKVPLNKGAVETATELKKQGYKIAIITGSFDVIALKIKEKINADYAFYNTLGVEDGKLNGEVSGPLITQNKIDVLRQLVDDLNITLDECVAIGDGANDLEMIKNVKVGIAFNAKPILKENADYLINEKDLRKVLDIMADEEKITKEEVVEETTEQPEELTTEENKTTEENKEEVEESDEVNETESDETEEAAEEKETIDYSKLNFQQLLQCKRTLESELTELKNTRDHMNEQTKEYRKERDELNQELKDTLKIALDKRNTRDEINKQVHENKVLRNQCNEELKKIGWNSSKKEKANIQAEINKIDKTIQTKVLDIRKENELVKRVSDLTKELKQIQSDEEDEKTAADLKEKSEHYHQQVVELSDKAQAVHEEMIEYFNKIDGIREKADGKHQDFINSRNAATAKHEEVKAKLNEIRKVNKYMDQAKSKSRGRKSEDKSENNLREKEEAEEIFQKFKDGKKLTTDEFLLLQKYNIM is encoded by the coding sequence TTGATTAAATTGGTAGTATTTGATCTAGATAATGTCTTAATAGATACAGAGACAATAGATGAAATAGCAAAACTAAAAGGTATTGAAGACGAAATAAGTGACATAACACTACAAGCAATGCAAGGAAAAATTCCTTTTGAAACATCCATAAGGGAAAGAGTAAAAAAACTAAAAGGTATAAGCATTGATGAGATTGATGAGGTAATGGAAAAAGTACCCCTAAACAAAGGTGCTGTAGAAACTGCAACAGAACTAAAAAAACAGGGATATAAAATAGCAATTATCACAGGAAGCTTTGATGTAATAGCTCTAAAAATAAAAGAAAAAATCAATGCTGATTATGCATTTTATAATACACTCGGAGTCGAGGATGGAAAACTTAATGGAGAAGTTTCAGGACCACTAATAACACAAAATAAAATTGATGTTTTAAGACAACTAGTAGACGATTTAAACATCACACTAGATGAATGTGTAGCCATAGGTGATGGTGCAAACGATCTTGAAATGATAAAAAATGTGAAGGTGGGAATAGCCTTCAATGCAAAACCAATCTTAAAAGAAAACGCTGATTATTTAATTAACGAAAAAGACCTAAGGAAGGTACTGGATATAATGGCAGATGAAGAAAAAATTACTAAAGAAGAAGTAGTAGAGGAAACAACAGAACAACCAGAAGAGCTTACTACTGAAGAAAACAAAACAACAGAAGAAAACAAGGAAGAAGTAGAAGAATCAGACGAAGTTAATGAAACAGAATCTGATGAAACAGAAGAGGCAGCTGAAGAAAAAGAAACAATCGACTACTCAAAACTAAACTTCCAACAATTATTACAATGTAAAAGAACACTAGAATCAGAACTCACTGAACTCAAAAACACAAGAGATCACATGAATGAACAAACAAAAGAATACAGAAAAGAAAGAGATGAACTAAACCAAGAACTCAAAGACACTCTAAAAATAGCATTAGATAAAAGAAATACCAGAGACGAAATAAACAAACAAGTACATGAAAACAAAGTTCTAAGAAACCAATGCAATGAAGAGCTCAAAAAAATAGGATGGAATTCAAGCAAAAAAGAAAAAGCAAACATCCAAGCAGAAATAAACAAAATTGATAAAACAATACAAACAAAAGTATTAGATATCAGAAAAGAAAACGAACTCGTAAAAAGAGTATCTGACCTAACAAAAGAACTCAAACAAATCCAAAGTGATGAAGAAGACGAGAAAACTGCAGCTGACTTAAAAGAAAAATCAGAACATTACCACCAACAAGTAGTAGAATTATCTGATAAAGCACAAGCAGTTCACGAAGAAATGATTGAATACTTTAACAAAATTGATGGAATTAGAGAGAAAGCTGATGGTAAACACCAAGACTTCATAAACTCAAGAAATGCAGCAACAGCTAAACACGAAGAAGTAAAAGCAAAACTCAATGAAATCAGAAAAGTAAACAAATACATGGATCAAGCAAAATCCAAATCCAGAGGAAGAAAATCTGAGGATAAATCAGAGAACAATCTAAGAGAAAAAGAAGAAGCAGAAGAAATATTCCAAAAATTCAAAGACGGTAAAAAATTAACCACTGATGAATTCTTATTACTTCAAAAATACAATATAATGTAA
- a CDS encoding TATA-box-binding protein — MADVEIKVENIVASATLGKSLELPRIAPALENVEYNLEQFPGLVFKLKNPKTAALIFGSGKLVCTGAKCIEDSKKAIHITVDKIRELDTEIPEDFEIKIQNIVASANLGKVLNLEAVALDLENTEYEPEQFPGLVYRLSDPKVVLLLFGSGKVVCTGAKTADQALLGVQKTKERLTELYLIEE, encoded by the coding sequence ATGGCAGATGTAGAAATTAAAGTAGAAAACATTGTAGCATCAGCAACATTAGGGAAATCATTAGAATTACCTAGAATTGCACCAGCTTTAGAGAATGTTGAATACAATTTAGAACAATTCCCTGGATTGGTATTCAAACTTAAGAATCCTAAAACTGCTGCTTTAATCTTTGGATCTGGTAAACTAGTTTGCACTGGTGCAAAATGTATAGAAGACTCAAAAAAAGCAATCCACATAACTGTAGATAAAATAAGAGAATTAGATACAGAAATACCTGAAGATTTTGAAATAAAAATCCAGAATATTGTAGCATCAGCAAACCTAGGAAAAGTATTAAACCTAGAAGCAGTAGCTTTAGATTTAGAAAATACTGAATATGAACCAGAACAATTCCCTGGTTTAGTATATCGTCTTTCTGATCCTAAAGTAGTATTATTATTATTTGGTTCTGGAAAAGTTGTATGCACTGGTGCAAAAACAGCAGACCAAGCATTATTAGGTGTACAAAAAACCAAAGAACGTTTAACAGAATTATACCTAATAGAAGAATAG
- the cyaB gene encoding class IV adenylate cyclase yields the protein MIEVEMKAKINDKVKTLEKIKEIGGTYSHTEKQHDIYFNAPDKNFKETDEALRIREIPEDDDFKRILTYKGPKIDPKSKTRKEIEVEIADTDNMVDILVNLGYKPAAIVNKVRRIFIYNEYTVTLDKLDKLGYYMEIEYVAKEGSDIEEIRNNIYNVFEKLGITSGFERTSYLGLLEQLE from the coding sequence ATGATAGAAGTTGAGATGAAAGCTAAAATTAATGATAAAGTAAAAACTCTAGAAAAAATTAAAGAAATAGGCGGAACTTATTCTCATACCGAAAAACAGCATGATATCTATTTTAATGCTCCAGACAAGAATTTTAAAGAAACTGATGAAGCCCTACGTATTAGAGAAATTCCAGAAGATGATGATTTTAAACGTATATTAACATATAAAGGTCCTAAAATTGATCCTAAAAGTAAAACAAGAAAAGAGATAGAAGTTGAAATAGCTGATACAGATAATATGGTGGATATTCTTGTTAATTTAGGATATAAGCCTGCAGCAATTGTTAATAAAGTACGTAGAATATTTATTTATAATGAGTATACTGTTACATTAGATAAACTAGATAAATTAGGATATTATATGGAGATTGAATATGTAGCTAAAGAGGGTAGTGATATAGAAGAGATTAGAAATAATATATATAACGTCTTTGAAAAGTTAGGAATAACGTCAGGCTTTGAAAGAACTTCCTATCTTGGCTTACTCGAACAATTAGAATAA
- a CDS encoding homocitrate synthase family protein, producing the protein MDRFVSIYNDKVEYDLPDNINIYDTTLRDGEQTPGVFFSIDEKIEIAHKLDELGIPQIEAGFPRVSENEKEAVKRIANEGLDASIICLTRTKKEDINAALDADVDGIITFMGLSDLHLKVKMKKSREEVNQICMNAVDYAKDHGLYVAFSAEDATRTELPKLIDIYKQAEEHHADRIHIADTTGSINPFAMRYLVKNIREAIDIEIALHCHNDFGMAVANSIAGLMEGATSISTTVNGIGERAGNASLEELIMNLKLLYNKDLGFNTEVIHELSQLVSKYSEIPIPDSKAIVGNNVFRHESGIHVDAILQDPLSYEPYLPEMIGTKRQIVLGKHSGKAAVAEKLNTLNIEVDNGKLLEIVNLVKQEREKGEDITNDKFDEILLKANIQR; encoded by the coding sequence ATGGATAGATTTGTAAGTATATATAATGATAAAGTGGAGTACGATTTACCCGACAATATAAATATATATGATACAACACTTAGAGATGGAGAACAAACACCAGGCGTTTTCTTCTCAATTGATGAAAAAATAGAAATAGCACATAAACTAGATGAATTGGGAATACCTCAAATTGAAGCTGGTTTTCCAAGAGTATCTGAAAATGAAAAAGAAGCAGTTAAGAGAATAGCAAACGAGGGACTTGATGCAAGCATTATTTGTCTAACAAGAACAAAAAAGGAAGATATAAATGCTGCATTAGATGCGGATGTAGATGGAATAATAACATTCATGGGATTATCTGATTTACATTTAAAAGTTAAGATGAAAAAATCCCGGGAAGAAGTTAATCAGATATGTATGAATGCTGTAGATTATGCAAAAGATCATGGATTATATGTAGCTTTCTCTGCTGAAGATGCAACAAGAACAGAATTACCTAAATTAATAGACATATATAAACAAGCAGAAGAACACCATGCAGATAGAATACATATTGCAGACACGACAGGTTCTATAAATCCATTTGCAATGCGATATCTAGTAAAAAATATTAGAGAAGCAATCGATATTGAGATAGCATTACACTGTCATAATGACTTTGGAATGGCCGTAGCAAACTCCATTGCCGGATTAATGGAAGGTGCAACATCAATATCCACCACAGTAAATGGTATAGGTGAAAGAGCAGGTAATGCATCTCTTGAAGAACTAATAATGAACTTAAAACTTTTATACAACAAGGATTTAGGATTTAATACAGAAGTAATTCATGAACTATCACAGCTTGTATCTAAATATAGTGAAATACCTATACCTGACAGTAAGGCTATTGTAGGAAATAATGTATTTAGACATGAATCTGGAATACATGTTGATGCAATCCTACAGGATCCACTTAGCTATGAACCATACCTTCCAGAAATGATAGGAACTAAAAGACAAATTGTTTTAGGAAAACACTCTGGTAAAGCAGCAGTAGCTGAGAAACTTAATACTTTGAATATTGAAGTAGATAACGGAAAATTATTAGAAATAGTAAACCTTGTAAAACAGGAACGAGAAAAAGGTGAAGATATAACTAATGATAAATTTGATGAAATATTATTAAAAGCAAATATTCAAAGATGA
- the hacA gene encoding homoaconitase large subunit, producing the protein MNITEKILAQHSGNDEVTPGDTINCNIDVAMSHDGTSPPTIKVFEKIADKVWDPEKIVLVFDHNVPANTIGSAEFQEVVREFGKKQGIPNMYIQGEGICHQVLPEMGHVKPSTVMVGADSHTCTYGAFGAFSTGLGATDLAMVYATGKTWFKVPESYKINVNGTLQENVYSKDLILRIIKEIGSYGATYKSLEFHGDTIDNMSVDGRLTMTNMVIECGAKNGIMIPNKQTKEYLAQRGITDYKITTPDKDAQYEKEYDFEVDDLQPQIACPHNVDNVEDIDKVEGTHIDQAVLGSCTNGRYEDLAQAADVLKGHKVHGDVQLLVFPASRKIYQQAIETGIIQTLLESNAIICNPGCGPCLGAHMGVMYDDMTCISTTNRNFLGRMGSAKSYVYLSNPAVVAASSITGEITDPKNL; encoded by the coding sequence ATGAACATAACCGAAAAGATATTAGCACAACATTCAGGAAACGATGAAGTTACTCCTGGAGATACAATAAATTGTAACATTGATGTAGCAATGAGTCATGATGGTACTAGTCCACCAACAATCAAGGTATTTGAAAAAATAGCTGATAAAGTATGGGATCCTGAGAAGATAGTACTTGTATTTGACCATAATGTACCAGCAAACACCATAGGATCTGCTGAATTCCAGGAAGTAGTACGAGAATTTGGTAAAAAACAGGGCATACCTAACATGTATATACAAGGTGAAGGTATATGTCACCAGGTACTTCCAGAAATGGGACATGTAAAACCTTCTACAGTAATGGTGGGTGCTGACTCACACACATGTACATATGGTGCCTTTGGAGCTTTTTCCACAGGACTTGGAGCAACAGACCTAGCAATGGTATATGCAACAGGAAAAACCTGGTTTAAAGTACCAGAATCCTATAAAATAAATGTAAATGGTACATTACAAGAAAACGTGTACTCAAAGGATTTAATACTAAGAATAATAAAAGAAATTGGTTCTTATGGTGCTACATATAAAAGTCTAGAATTCCATGGAGATACCATAGATAATATGTCAGTTGATGGAAGATTAACAATGACAAACATGGTAATAGAATGTGGTGCTAAAAATGGAATCATGATACCTAACAAGCAAACAAAGGAATACCTTGCTCAAAGGGGTATAACCGATTATAAAATCACAACCCCCGATAAAGACGCACAATATGAAAAAGAGTATGACTTTGAAGTGGATGATTTACAACCACAAATTGCATGTCCGCATAATGTTGATAATGTAGAAGATATAGACAAAGTAGAAGGTACTCATATTGATCAAGCAGTACTAGGTTCATGTACCAATGGCCGATATGAAGACCTTGCACAGGCAGCTGACGTTCTTAAAGGACATAAAGTTCACGGAGACGTACAACTACTAGTATTCCCAGCATCACGTAAAATATATCAACAAGCCATTGAAACAGGTATTATTCAAACACTTCTAGAATCAAATGCAATAATATGTAACCCTGGATGTGGACCATGTCTTGGTGCTCACATGGGTGTAATGTATGATGACATGACCTGTATATCTACCACTAACAGGAACTTCCTTGGTAGAATGGGTAGTGCTAAATCATATGTATATCTATCAAATCCAGCAGTAGTTGCAGCTTCATCAATTACTGGTGAAATCACAGACCCTAAAAACTTATAA